A genomic region of Arachis stenosperma cultivar V10309 chromosome 9, arast.V10309.gnm1.PFL2, whole genome shotgun sequence contains the following coding sequences:
- the LOC130951234 gene encoding actin-related protein 9 isoform X2, with the protein MDYLKTALPSQIMSERGSNLVVINPGSANVRIGLASQDTPFNIPHCIARHTKQVPRRNVQDQMLNSQITTAQHMEREKAYDVIASILKIPFLDEEAPSNAFPRKMGRVDGHNPHIIRKDLPFSWTNVYEVASMSSALETSSKDVTSESLDPKEDTDSKELRLNERKFREFICGEEALRISPAEPYCLNRPIRRGHLNISQHYSMQQVLEDLHTIWDWILVEKLHIPRNERNMYSAVLVLPETFDNREIKEMLSLVLQGLCFGSAVVHQEGLAAVFGNGLSTACVVNIGAQVTSLICIEDGGALPTTVKTLPFGGEDISRCLLWTQRHHQTWPQIRTDILTKPIDLLMLNQLKETYCEIKEGEHEAVAVVHSYEDRAPAGSHKTRLTALNVPPMGLFYPTLLVPDVYPPPPRTWFNDYEDMLEEPWHMEYTRPDTFYPNVGGGIPMWESYPIFASKPKREEKVGLAEAISNCILSTGRIDIQRKLFCSIQLTGGVALTNGLVSALEERVLHAIPPNEAIDTVEVLQSRMNPTFVPWKGGAILGVLDLGRDAWINREDWIQNGIHVGSNRKYKDSYYIQAQAMCYLNS; encoded by the exons ATg GATTATCTTAAAACCGCTCTTCCTTCTCAAATAATGTCTGAAAGAGGTTCCAATCTGGTTGTCATCAACCCAG GCTCTGCAAATGTCAGAATTGGCTTGGCTTCACAGGATACCCCTTTCAATATCCCTCATTGCATTGCTCGCCACACTAAACAAGTTCCTAGGAGGAATGTCCAAGATCAG ATGCTTAATAGTCAGATTACAACTGCACAGCATATGGAAAGGGAGAAGGCTTATGATGTT ATTGCATCAATATTGAAGATACCATTTCTTGATGAAGAAGCACCGAGTAATGCATTCCCTCGTAAG ATGGGACGTGTTGATGGACATAATCCACATATTATCAGGAAAGATTTGCCCTTCTCTTGGACTAATGTATATGAGGTTGCTAGTATGTCTTCAGCTTTAG AGACATCAAGTAAAGATGTGACTAGCGAGTCTTTGGATCCAAAAGAAGATACAGATTCAAAGGAGCTTCGCCTGAATGAACGAAAATTCAGAGAGTTCATCTGTGGGGAGGAAGCACTAAGAATATCACCAGCAGAACCATATTGTTTAAATCGTCCAATCCGCAGAGGACATTTGAATATTTCCCAACATTATTCCATGCAGCAG GTACTTGAGGATCTGCACACTATATGGGATTGGATTTTAGTAGAGAAACTGCATATTCCTCGTAATGAAAGAAATATGTATTCTGCGGTTCTTGTGTTGCCAGAAACATTTGATAATCGTG aaataaaagaaatgctATCTTTAGTACTACAAGGTCTCTGTTTCGGCTCAGCAGTGGTGCACCAG GAAGGTCTTGCTGCTGTTTTTGGAAACGGATTATCAACGGCATGTGTTGTAAATATTGGTGCGCAAGTGACATCACTGATATGCATAGAG GATGGAGGTGCACTGCCAACCACTGTAAAAACTTTGCCTTTTGGTGGCGAG GATATATCAAGGTGCCTTCTCTGGACCCAAAGGCACCACCAGACATGGCCTCAAATTCGTACAGATATTTTGACAAAGCCTATAGATCTGTTAATGTTAAATCAACTTAAAGAGACATATTGTGAGATCAAA GAGGGAGAACATGAAGCTGTTGCTGTAGTTCATTCTTACGAGGACAGAGCACCAGCTGGATCTCACAAGACAAGACTTACTGCTCTAAAT GTTCCTCCGATGGGTTTGTTCTATCCTACGCTTCTTGTTCCTGATGTCTATCCTCCTCCACCTCGTACTTG GTTTAATGACTATGAGGATATGCTAGAAGAACCATGGCATATGGAATATACTCGTCCTGATACATTTTATCCCAATGTTGGTGGAGGAATACCAATGTGGGAAAGCTATCCAATTTTCGCAAGTAAgccaaaaagagaagaaaaagtagGCCTTGCGGAGGCTATTTCTAACTGCATTCTCTCAACTG GTCGCATAGACATCCAGAGAAAACTATTCTGTAGCATACAATTG ACTGGTGGAGTGGCTTTGACAAATGGTTTAGTTTCCGCATTAGAAGAAAG AGTCTTACATGCCATTCCTCCAAATGAAGCAATTGATACTGTGGAG GTCTTACAATCAAGGATGAATCCAACATTTGTGCCATGGAAAGGCGGTGCG ATTCTTGGAGTCCTTGATTTGGGCAGGGATGCTTGGATAAATAGAGAGGATTGGATTCAGAATGGGATTCATGTTGGAAGCAACAGAAAGTACAAGGATTCTTATTACATACAAGCTCAAGCAATGTGTTATTTGAATTCTTGA
- the LOC130951234 gene encoding actin-related protein 9 isoform X1 produces MSQDYLKTALPSQIMSERGSNLVVINPGSANVRIGLASQDTPFNIPHCIARHTKQVPRRNVQDQMLNSQITTAQHMEREKAYDVIASILKIPFLDEEAPSNAFPRKMGRVDGHNPHIIRKDLPFSWTNVYEVASMSSALETSSKDVTSESLDPKEDTDSKELRLNERKFREFICGEEALRISPAEPYCLNRPIRRGHLNISQHYSMQQVLEDLHTIWDWILVEKLHIPRNERNMYSAVLVLPETFDNREIKEMLSLVLQGLCFGSAVVHQEGLAAVFGNGLSTACVVNIGAQVTSLICIEDGGALPTTVKTLPFGGEDISRCLLWTQRHHQTWPQIRTDILTKPIDLLMLNQLKETYCEIKEGEHEAVAVVHSYEDRAPAGSHKTRLTALNVPPMGLFYPTLLVPDVYPPPPRTWFNDYEDMLEEPWHMEYTRPDTFYPNVGGGIPMWESYPIFASKPKREEKVGLAEAISNCILSTGRIDIQRKLFCSIQLTGGVALTNGLVSALEERVLHAIPPNEAIDTVEVLQSRMNPTFVPWKGGAILGVLDLGRDAWINREDWIQNGIHVGSNRKYKDSYYIQAQAMCYLNS; encoded by the exons ATGTCTCAGGATTATCTTAAAACCGCTCTTCCTTCTCAAATAATGTCTGAAAGAGGTTCCAATCTGGTTGTCATCAACCCAG GCTCTGCAAATGTCAGAATTGGCTTGGCTTCACAGGATACCCCTTTCAATATCCCTCATTGCATTGCTCGCCACACTAAACAAGTTCCTAGGAGGAATGTCCAAGATCAG ATGCTTAATAGTCAGATTACAACTGCACAGCATATGGAAAGGGAGAAGGCTTATGATGTT ATTGCATCAATATTGAAGATACCATTTCTTGATGAAGAAGCACCGAGTAATGCATTCCCTCGTAAG ATGGGACGTGTTGATGGACATAATCCACATATTATCAGGAAAGATTTGCCCTTCTCTTGGACTAATGTATATGAGGTTGCTAGTATGTCTTCAGCTTTAG AGACATCAAGTAAAGATGTGACTAGCGAGTCTTTGGATCCAAAAGAAGATACAGATTCAAAGGAGCTTCGCCTGAATGAACGAAAATTCAGAGAGTTCATCTGTGGGGAGGAAGCACTAAGAATATCACCAGCAGAACCATATTGTTTAAATCGTCCAATCCGCAGAGGACATTTGAATATTTCCCAACATTATTCCATGCAGCAG GTACTTGAGGATCTGCACACTATATGGGATTGGATTTTAGTAGAGAAACTGCATATTCCTCGTAATGAAAGAAATATGTATTCTGCGGTTCTTGTGTTGCCAGAAACATTTGATAATCGTG aaataaaagaaatgctATCTTTAGTACTACAAGGTCTCTGTTTCGGCTCAGCAGTGGTGCACCAG GAAGGTCTTGCTGCTGTTTTTGGAAACGGATTATCAACGGCATGTGTTGTAAATATTGGTGCGCAAGTGACATCACTGATATGCATAGAG GATGGAGGTGCACTGCCAACCACTGTAAAAACTTTGCCTTTTGGTGGCGAG GATATATCAAGGTGCCTTCTCTGGACCCAAAGGCACCACCAGACATGGCCTCAAATTCGTACAGATATTTTGACAAAGCCTATAGATCTGTTAATGTTAAATCAACTTAAAGAGACATATTGTGAGATCAAA GAGGGAGAACATGAAGCTGTTGCTGTAGTTCATTCTTACGAGGACAGAGCACCAGCTGGATCTCACAAGACAAGACTTACTGCTCTAAAT GTTCCTCCGATGGGTTTGTTCTATCCTACGCTTCTTGTTCCTGATGTCTATCCTCCTCCACCTCGTACTTG GTTTAATGACTATGAGGATATGCTAGAAGAACCATGGCATATGGAATATACTCGTCCTGATACATTTTATCCCAATGTTGGTGGAGGAATACCAATGTGGGAAAGCTATCCAATTTTCGCAAGTAAgccaaaaagagaagaaaaagtagGCCTTGCGGAGGCTATTTCTAACTGCATTCTCTCAACTG GTCGCATAGACATCCAGAGAAAACTATTCTGTAGCATACAATTG ACTGGTGGAGTGGCTTTGACAAATGGTTTAGTTTCCGCATTAGAAGAAAG AGTCTTACATGCCATTCCTCCAAATGAAGCAATTGATACTGTGGAG GTCTTACAATCAAGGATGAATCCAACATTTGTGCCATGGAAAGGCGGTGCG ATTCTTGGAGTCCTTGATTTGGGCAGGGATGCTTGGATAAATAGAGAGGATTGGATTCAGAATGGGATTCATGTTGGAAGCAACAGAAAGTACAAGGATTCTTATTACATACAAGCTCAAGCAATGTGTTATTTGAATTCTTGA